From Coffea arabica cultivar ET-39 chromosome 2e, Coffea Arabica ET-39 HiFi, whole genome shotgun sequence, the proteins below share one genomic window:
- the LOC113731849 gene encoding uncharacterized protein isoform X1, which translates to MGKLSQQQLPVARQQQQRQGSTEEGGVGSSIFCCRRCSAAFNRIARDCRCKCVFVLLLSVAVFVYALFSVVHLSSKEIGYDAKDAIKIRATVQAYLRLQKPVAQLLPHINELEYDIFGEIGVPSTKVAVLSMHRAGLSNVTDVVFGVLSDPLSVPINPVFLSVLKSSFVELFLQQSNLTLTNTTFGEPSSFEILKFPGGITLIPEQSPSIWSVPQILFNFTLNNPIYEIREKFVELKTQLKLGLDLMPDETVYIQVTNNNGSTRDPPVVVEASITSNWGILLPQRMRQLAKKLMGSPKNLGLDMYVFGKVKEVSLSSCLKHSLDILPPTPSPSPSPSPDLPFYGSDPPAPVPNFPLSAPCSNFDVYAPSDPSPENDLDYFSAPLPAENGPKCRSGLSPSYSPISHAHPPSPNLSPSASTPSTGSIAQTGPSPLPVVSFGSGRGWENENGRRLASPPHSLPSISASSMYPALSSPYHIWWVCLFGLFIFHLLSYPF; encoded by the exons ATGGGGAAACTGTCGCAACAGCAACTGCCAGTCGCACGGCAGCAACAACAACGACAAGGCTCGACTGAGGAGGGCGGAGTCGGTTCTTCAATCTTCTGCTGTCGGAGATGTTCGGCGGCTTTCAACAGAATTGCGAGAGATTGCCGTTGTAAATgcgtttttgttttgttattaagCGTTGCCGTGTTTGTCTATGCCTTGTTTTCGGTCgttcatctttcatcaaaggaAATTGGGTATGATGCAAAAGATGCCATCAAAATCCGTG CCACAGTTCAAGCATACTTAAGACTGCAGAAGCCTGTAGCACAGCTTCTGCCTCACATTAATGAGTTAGAATATGATATCTTTGGGGAGATAGGTGTTCCTTCTACAAAG GTTGCTGTCCTATCCATGCACCGGGCAGGTTTATCTAACGTTACGGATGTGGTCTTTGGCGTCCTTTCTGATCCACTGAGTGTTCCCATTAATCCAGTGTTCCTAAGCGTGCTTAAGTCGTCTTTTGTGGAGCTATTTCTTCAACAGTCCAACTTGACACTGACCAACACAACTTTCGGAGAGCCCTCTTCATTTGAAATTCTGAAGTTTCCTGGTGGAATCACATTAATCCCTGAGCAATCTCCTTCAATCTGGAGCGTACCACAGATCCTCTTTAATTTTACTCTTAACAACCCCATTTATGAGATTAGAGAAAAGTTTGTTGAGTTGAAGACACAGTTGAAGTTGGGTTTGGATCTGATGCCTGATGAG ACCGTTTACATACAGGTAACAAACAATAATGGATCTACTAGAGATCCTCCAGTTGTAGTTGAAGCTTCAATTACTTCAAACTGGGGGATTCTGTTACCTCAGAGAATGAGACAATTGGCCAAAAAACTTATGGGGTCTCCAAAAAATCTTGGCCTTGACATGTATGTTTTTGGTAAAGTTAAGGAAGTCAGTTTATCTTCTTGTCTAAAGCATTCCCTTGACATTTTGCCACCAACTCCATCGCCGTCTCCATCTCCATCCCCAGATTTACCATTTTATGGATCTGATCCTCCAGCTCCTGTGCCCAACTTTCCTCTTTCAGCACCTTGCTCTAACTTTGATGTATATGCACCTTCTGATCCAAGCCCAGAGAATGATCTTGACTATTTTTCTGCACCTTTACCAGCAGAAAATGGCCCAAAGTGTCGTTCTGGGCTTTCTCCAAGTTATTCACCAATCTCTCATGCCCATCCACCTAGTCCTAATTTATCACCAAGTGCTTCTACTCCTTCCACAGGATCTATAGCACAGACTGGCCCTTCTCCTTTACCTGTAGTATCTTTTGGTTCTGGTCGTGGCTGGGAAAATGAAAATGGCAGAAGATTGGCGTCGCCACCACACTCATTGCCCTCAATCTCAGCTTCCTCTATGT ATCCTGCGCTATCCTCTCCCTACCATATCTGGTGGGTTTGCTTATTCGGCCTCTTCATATTCCATCTTCTTTCTTACCCATTTTGA
- the LOC113731849 gene encoding uncharacterized protein isoform X2: MGKLSQQQLPVARQQQQRQGSTEEGGVGSSIFCCRRCSAAFNRIARDCRCKCVFVLLLSVAVFVYALFSVVHLSSKEIGYDAKDAIKIRATVQAYLRLQKPVAQLLPHINELEYDIFGEIGVPSTKVAVLSMHRAGLSNVTDVVFGVLSDPLSVPINPVFLSVLKSSFVELFLQQSNLTLTNTTFGEPSSFEILKFPGGITLIPEQSPSIWSVPQILFNFTLNNPIYEIREKFVELKTQLKLGLDLMPDETVYIQVTNNNGSTRDPPVVVEASITSNWGILLPQRMRQLAKKLMGSPKNLGLDMYVFGKVKEVSLSSCLKHSLDILPPTPSPSPSPSPDLPFYGSDPPAPVPNFPLSAPCSNFDVYAPSDPSPENDLDYFSAPLPAENGPKCRSGLSPSYSPISHAHPPSPNLSPSASTPSTGSIAQTGPSPLPVVSFGSGRGWENENGRRLASPPHSLPSISASSMYPALSSPYHICGVTSMRHGRLQFCFG; this comes from the exons ATGGGGAAACTGTCGCAACAGCAACTGCCAGTCGCACGGCAGCAACAACAACGACAAGGCTCGACTGAGGAGGGCGGAGTCGGTTCTTCAATCTTCTGCTGTCGGAGATGTTCGGCGGCTTTCAACAGAATTGCGAGAGATTGCCGTTGTAAATgcgtttttgttttgttattaagCGTTGCCGTGTTTGTCTATGCCTTGTTTTCGGTCgttcatctttcatcaaaggaAATTGGGTATGATGCAAAAGATGCCATCAAAATCCGTG CCACAGTTCAAGCATACTTAAGACTGCAGAAGCCTGTAGCACAGCTTCTGCCTCACATTAATGAGTTAGAATATGATATCTTTGGGGAGATAGGTGTTCCTTCTACAAAG GTTGCTGTCCTATCCATGCACCGGGCAGGTTTATCTAACGTTACGGATGTGGTCTTTGGCGTCCTTTCTGATCCACTGAGTGTTCCCATTAATCCAGTGTTCCTAAGCGTGCTTAAGTCGTCTTTTGTGGAGCTATTTCTTCAACAGTCCAACTTGACACTGACCAACACAACTTTCGGAGAGCCCTCTTCATTTGAAATTCTGAAGTTTCCTGGTGGAATCACATTAATCCCTGAGCAATCTCCTTCAATCTGGAGCGTACCACAGATCCTCTTTAATTTTACTCTTAACAACCCCATTTATGAGATTAGAGAAAAGTTTGTTGAGTTGAAGACACAGTTGAAGTTGGGTTTGGATCTGATGCCTGATGAG ACCGTTTACATACAGGTAACAAACAATAATGGATCTACTAGAGATCCTCCAGTTGTAGTTGAAGCTTCAATTACTTCAAACTGGGGGATTCTGTTACCTCAGAGAATGAGACAATTGGCCAAAAAACTTATGGGGTCTCCAAAAAATCTTGGCCTTGACATGTATGTTTTTGGTAAAGTTAAGGAAGTCAGTTTATCTTCTTGTCTAAAGCATTCCCTTGACATTTTGCCACCAACTCCATCGCCGTCTCCATCTCCATCCCCAGATTTACCATTTTATGGATCTGATCCTCCAGCTCCTGTGCCCAACTTTCCTCTTTCAGCACCTTGCTCTAACTTTGATGTATATGCACCTTCTGATCCAAGCCCAGAGAATGATCTTGACTATTTTTCTGCACCTTTACCAGCAGAAAATGGCCCAAAGTGTCGTTCTGGGCTTTCTCCAAGTTATTCACCAATCTCTCATGCCCATCCACCTAGTCCTAATTTATCACCAAGTGCTTCTACTCCTTCCACAGGATCTATAGCACAGACTGGCCCTTCTCCTTTACCTGTAGTATCTTTTGGTTCTGGTCGTGGCTGGGAAAATGAAAATGGCAGAAGATTGGCGTCGCCACCACACTCATTGCCCTCAATCTCAGCTTCCTCTATGT ATCCTGCGCTATCCTCTCCCTACCATATCTG TGGAGTTACCAGCATGCGTCATGGCAGGTTACAGTTTTGCTTTGGCTAG
- the LOC113731849 gene encoding uncharacterized protein isoform X3, producing MGKLSQQQLPVARQQQQRQGSTEEGGVGSSIFCCRRCSAAFNRIARDCRCKCVFVLLLSVAVFVYALFSVVHLSSKEIGYDAKDAIKIRATVQAYLRLQKPVAQLLPHINELEYDIFGEIGVPSTKVAVLSMHRAGLSNVTDVVFGVLSDPLSVPINPVFLSVLKSSFVELFLQQSNLTLTNTTFGEPSSFEILKFPGGITLIPEQSPSIWSVPQILFNFTLNNPIYEIREKFVELKTQLKLGLDLMPDETVYIQVTNNNGSTRDPPVVVEASITSNWGILLPQRMRQLAKKLMGSPKNLGLDMYVFGKVKEVSLSSCLKHSLDILPPTPSPSPSPSPDLPFYGSDPPAPVPNFPLSAPCSNFDVYAPSDPSPENDLDYFSAPLPAENGPKCRSGLSPSYSPISHAHPPSPNLSPSASTPSTGSIAQTGPSPLPVVSFGSGRGWENENGRRLASPPHSLPSISASSMYPALSSPYHIWLQFCFG from the exons ATGGGGAAACTGTCGCAACAGCAACTGCCAGTCGCACGGCAGCAACAACAACGACAAGGCTCGACTGAGGAGGGCGGAGTCGGTTCTTCAATCTTCTGCTGTCGGAGATGTTCGGCGGCTTTCAACAGAATTGCGAGAGATTGCCGTTGTAAATgcgtttttgttttgttattaagCGTTGCCGTGTTTGTCTATGCCTTGTTTTCGGTCgttcatctttcatcaaaggaAATTGGGTATGATGCAAAAGATGCCATCAAAATCCGTG CCACAGTTCAAGCATACTTAAGACTGCAGAAGCCTGTAGCACAGCTTCTGCCTCACATTAATGAGTTAGAATATGATATCTTTGGGGAGATAGGTGTTCCTTCTACAAAG GTTGCTGTCCTATCCATGCACCGGGCAGGTTTATCTAACGTTACGGATGTGGTCTTTGGCGTCCTTTCTGATCCACTGAGTGTTCCCATTAATCCAGTGTTCCTAAGCGTGCTTAAGTCGTCTTTTGTGGAGCTATTTCTTCAACAGTCCAACTTGACACTGACCAACACAACTTTCGGAGAGCCCTCTTCATTTGAAATTCTGAAGTTTCCTGGTGGAATCACATTAATCCCTGAGCAATCTCCTTCAATCTGGAGCGTACCACAGATCCTCTTTAATTTTACTCTTAACAACCCCATTTATGAGATTAGAGAAAAGTTTGTTGAGTTGAAGACACAGTTGAAGTTGGGTTTGGATCTGATGCCTGATGAG ACCGTTTACATACAGGTAACAAACAATAATGGATCTACTAGAGATCCTCCAGTTGTAGTTGAAGCTTCAATTACTTCAAACTGGGGGATTCTGTTACCTCAGAGAATGAGACAATTGGCCAAAAAACTTATGGGGTCTCCAAAAAATCTTGGCCTTGACATGTATGTTTTTGGTAAAGTTAAGGAAGTCAGTTTATCTTCTTGTCTAAAGCATTCCCTTGACATTTTGCCACCAACTCCATCGCCGTCTCCATCTCCATCCCCAGATTTACCATTTTATGGATCTGATCCTCCAGCTCCTGTGCCCAACTTTCCTCTTTCAGCACCTTGCTCTAACTTTGATGTATATGCACCTTCTGATCCAAGCCCAGAGAATGATCTTGACTATTTTTCTGCACCTTTACCAGCAGAAAATGGCCCAAAGTGTCGTTCTGGGCTTTCTCCAAGTTATTCACCAATCTCTCATGCCCATCCACCTAGTCCTAATTTATCACCAAGTGCTTCTACTCCTTCCACAGGATCTATAGCACAGACTGGCCCTTCTCCTTTACCTGTAGTATCTTTTGGTTCTGGTCGTGGCTGGGAAAATGAAAATGGCAGAAGATTGGCGTCGCCACCACACTCATTGCCCTCAATCTCAGCTTCCTCTATGT ATCCTGCGCTATCCTCTCCCTACCATATCTG GTTACAGTTTTGCTTTGGCTAG
- the LOC113731849 gene encoding uncharacterized protein isoform X4 — translation MGKLSQQQLPVARQQQQRQGSTEEGGVGSSIFCCRRCSAAFNRIARDCRCKCVFVLLLSVAVFVYALFSVVHLSSKEIGYDAKDAIKIRATVQAYLRLQKPVAQLLPHINELEYDIFGEIGVPSTKVAVLSMHRAGLSNVTDVVFGVLSDPLSVPINPVFLSVLKSSFVELFLQQSNLTLTNTTFGEPSSFEILKFPGGITLIPEQSPSIWSVPQILFNFTLNNPIYEIREKFVELKTQLKLGLDLMPDETVYIQVTNNNGSTRDPPVVVEASITSNWGILLPQRMRQLAKKLMGSPKNLGLDMYVFGKVKEVSLSSCLKHSLDILPPTPSPSPSPSPDLPFYGSDPPAPVPNFPLSAPCSNFDVYAPSDPSPENDLDYFSAPLPAENGPKCRSGLSPSYSPISHAHPPSPNLSPSASTPSTGSIAQTGPSPLPVVSFGSGRGWENENGRRLASPPHSLPSISASSMYQPIN, via the exons ATGGGGAAACTGTCGCAACAGCAACTGCCAGTCGCACGGCAGCAACAACAACGACAAGGCTCGACTGAGGAGGGCGGAGTCGGTTCTTCAATCTTCTGCTGTCGGAGATGTTCGGCGGCTTTCAACAGAATTGCGAGAGATTGCCGTTGTAAATgcgtttttgttttgttattaagCGTTGCCGTGTTTGTCTATGCCTTGTTTTCGGTCgttcatctttcatcaaaggaAATTGGGTATGATGCAAAAGATGCCATCAAAATCCGTG CCACAGTTCAAGCATACTTAAGACTGCAGAAGCCTGTAGCACAGCTTCTGCCTCACATTAATGAGTTAGAATATGATATCTTTGGGGAGATAGGTGTTCCTTCTACAAAG GTTGCTGTCCTATCCATGCACCGGGCAGGTTTATCTAACGTTACGGATGTGGTCTTTGGCGTCCTTTCTGATCCACTGAGTGTTCCCATTAATCCAGTGTTCCTAAGCGTGCTTAAGTCGTCTTTTGTGGAGCTATTTCTTCAACAGTCCAACTTGACACTGACCAACACAACTTTCGGAGAGCCCTCTTCATTTGAAATTCTGAAGTTTCCTGGTGGAATCACATTAATCCCTGAGCAATCTCCTTCAATCTGGAGCGTACCACAGATCCTCTTTAATTTTACTCTTAACAACCCCATTTATGAGATTAGAGAAAAGTTTGTTGAGTTGAAGACACAGTTGAAGTTGGGTTTGGATCTGATGCCTGATGAG ACCGTTTACATACAGGTAACAAACAATAATGGATCTACTAGAGATCCTCCAGTTGTAGTTGAAGCTTCAATTACTTCAAACTGGGGGATTCTGTTACCTCAGAGAATGAGACAATTGGCCAAAAAACTTATGGGGTCTCCAAAAAATCTTGGCCTTGACATGTATGTTTTTGGTAAAGTTAAGGAAGTCAGTTTATCTTCTTGTCTAAAGCATTCCCTTGACATTTTGCCACCAACTCCATCGCCGTCTCCATCTCCATCCCCAGATTTACCATTTTATGGATCTGATCCTCCAGCTCCTGTGCCCAACTTTCCTCTTTCAGCACCTTGCTCTAACTTTGATGTATATGCACCTTCTGATCCAAGCCCAGAGAATGATCTTGACTATTTTTCTGCACCTTTACCAGCAGAAAATGGCCCAAAGTGTCGTTCTGGGCTTTCTCCAAGTTATTCACCAATCTCTCATGCCCATCCACCTAGTCCTAATTTATCACCAAGTGCTTCTACTCCTTCCACAGGATCTATAGCACAGACTGGCCCTTCTCCTTTACCTGTAGTATCTTTTGGTTCTGGTCGTGGCTGGGAAAATGAAAATGGCAGAAGATTGGCGTCGCCACCACACTCATTGCCCTCAATCTCAGCTTCCTCTATGT ATCAGCCGATTAACTAA
- the LOC113731853 gene encoding ankyrin repeat domain-containing protein 2B, with protein sequence MSEEVKDAPAPPKVIDAPASPEVVDAPAPSKAKDAPSPAAEEKAGAMENKRSSESTSVETQSEQSSTTSAAGVPLQNPFDFSAMTGLLNDPSIKELAEQIAKDPSFNQMAEQLQKTFQGASVDEGTPQFDTQQYYTTMQQVMQNPQFMTMAERLGNALMQDPSMSGMLENLTNPVHKDQLEERMSRIKEDPSLKPILDEIETGGPAAMMRYWNDKEVLQKLGEAMGFAVAGEPGSSADNAEPDEAEEANEDESIVHHTASIGDVDRLKNALAAGADKDEEDSEGRTALHFACGYGEVKCAQVLLEAGAKVDALDKNKNTALHYAAGYGRKECVQLLLEHGAAVTLQNLDGKTPIDVAKLNNQHEVLKLLEKDAFL encoded by the exons ATGTCTGAG GAGGTTAAAGATGCTCCCGCACCGCCAAAGGTTATTGATGCTCCAGCTTCCCCAGAGGTTGTAGATGCTCCAGCACCGTCGAAGGCTAAGGATGCTCCTTCACCAGCAGCTG aagaaAAGGCTGGTGCCATGGAGAATAAACGTAGTTCTGAATCAACCTCTGTGGAGACACAATCAGAACAGAGTTCTACAACCTCTGCAGCTGGAGTGCCGCTACAAAATCCTTTCGATTTCTCTGCAATGACGGGCCTACTAAAT GACCCGAGCATCAAAGAATTAGCCGAACAGATTGCAAAGGACCCTTCTTTTAATCAAATGGCAGAGCAGCTTCAGAAGACCTTTCAGGGTGCGTCAGTGGATGAGGGTACCCCTCAGTTTGATACACAGCAATACTACACTACAATGCAGCAAGTTATGCAAAATCCACAATTTATGACAATGGCTGAGCGGCTTGGCAATGCTTTAATGCAG GATCCATCTATGTCCGGCATgcttgagaatttgaccaatcCAGTTCACAAAGACCAGCTTGAAGAACGAATGTCACGCATCAAGGAGGATCCTTCTTTGAAGCCTATTTTGGATGAGATAGAGACAGGAGGTCCAGCTGCAATGATGAG GTATTGGAATGATAAGGAGGTTCTACAGAAGTTGGGTGAAGCAATGGGTTTTGCTGTTGCTGGAGAACCAGGTTCCTCTGCTGACAATGCAGAGCCAGATGAAGCAGAGGaagcaaatgaagatgaatcTATTGTTCATCATACTGCTAGTATTGGTGATGTAGAC CGTTTGAAGAACGCACTTGCTGCGGGTGCTGATAAAGATGAAGAAGATTCAGAAGGAAGAACAGCATTGCATTTTGCTTGTGGTTATGGAGAG GTGAAGTGTGCACAAGTTCTTCTCGAGGCTGGTGCAAAGGTGGATGCTTTGGATAAGAATAAGAACACTGCTCTTCATTATGCAGCAGGTTATGGCAGGAAAGAGTGTGTTCAACTCCTGCTGGAGCATGGAGCTGCTGT CACTCTCCAAAACTTGGATGGAAAGACTCCCATTGATGTTGCTAAACTGAATAACCAGCATGAGGTACTTAAGCTGCTCGAGAAGGATGCTTTTCTATAA
- the LOC113731850 gene encoding F-box protein At1g10780-like — protein MDSLPDAVVQFILSHINNAKDVASCACVSQRWKYSIPYFRSLYFPRNIFDNLKCGLTPDLVVSGMVSSIDRLEDLVVYCPFTSLGLASWLLHQGPFLRNLELRMDNIIDHQSCVDIPSKLDCIRAASNLESLKLWGVLMIHSPKWDTFHRLKNLEIVGARMEDPALSAALRACPSLTNLSLLGCEGLGSVSIELAFLQQCKLDFYGLGNCSISITSPRLELLEVQGCSWIRVRETQCLRDLTIANNSGRVYIVDFGKLVALESLSMRGVQWCWNAISTMLQLASEVKHLYMKVEFTGDFDALLPFPEVDLVDFFNSHPKLLTFDIHGAMFAALCQKNSLKNVDSRFVIPCLEKLVITIRSPLNAEQKMSTLESLLRYARNLRKMTIKILQMKSSHSSADDFFEDICKFRYINRRIVSIE, from the exons ATGGACTCTTTGCCTGATGCTGTTGTTCAATTTATCTTGTCCCATATCAATAATGCCAAAGATGTGGCATCTTGCGCTTGTGTGTCCCAGCGATGGAAGTATTCAATTCCCTATTTTCGGAGTCTTTACTTCCCTCGCAACATTTTTGATAACCTCAAATGTGGGCTGACCCCGGATTTGGTTGTGTCGGGGATGGTTTCATCCATTGATCGGTTAGAAGACCTTGTTGTCTACTGCCCTTTTACCAGTCTTGGCCTTGCTTCTTGGCTACTGCACCAAGGGCCATTCCTTCGGAACCTGGAGCTGCGTATGGACAACATCATTGATCATCAGTCTTGTGTTGATATCCCTTCCAAGTTGGACTGCATTAGGGCTGCGTCAAATTTGGAGTCCTTGAAGCTCTGGGGAGTCTTAATGATTCATTCTCCAAAGTGGGACACATTTCATAGGCTAAAAAATCTTGAAATAGTAGGTGCTAGGATGGAAGATCCCGCACTATCTGCTGCCCTACGAGCTTGTCCCTCTTTAACCAATCTCTCTCTCCTTGGTTGTGAGGGATTGGGGTCCGTATCAATTGAATTGGCTTTTCTGCAGCAATGCAAGCTTGACTTCTATGGCTTGGGTAATTGCTCGATTTCTATCACTTCTCCTAGGCTCGAACTACTTGAAGTTCAGGGCTGTAGCTGGATTAGAGTCAGAGAAACACAATGCTTGAGAGATCTCACCATTGCAAATAATTCAG GTCGAGTATACATAGTGGATTTTGGAAAACTTGTGGCCCTCGAGTCATTGTCTATGAGAGGAGTGCAGTGGTGCTGGAATGCTATAAGTACAATGCTGCAATTGGCCAGTGAGGTGAAGCACCTCTATATGAAGGTAGAATTTACGGGTGATTTTGATGCCCTATTGCCCTTTCCGGAGGTTGATTTGGTTGACTTCTTCAATAGCCACCCCAAGCTGCTAACCTTTGACATACATGGTGCCATGTTTGCTGCTCTTTGCCAGAAGAACAGCCTAAAAAAT GTGGACTCAAGGTTTGTGATTCCTTGCCTGGAGAAGCTTGTAATCACAATCAGATCTCCCTTAAATGCTGAGCAGAAAATGAGTACCCTGGAATCCTTGTTGCGGTATGCAAGGAACTTAAGAAAGATGACCATAAAGATTCTTCAGATGAAGAGCAGCCACAGCAGTGCAGATGATTTCTTTGAGGATATTTGTAAATTCAGATACATCAACCGGAGAATTGTTTCAATTGAATAA
- the LOC113731851 gene encoding transmembrane emp24 domain-containing protein p24delta3, with the protein MGRRANVHRGLVLSALLSLLCLSEKVGAVWLSLPASGTKCVSEEIHNNVVVLADYVVISDDHSHPTPTISTKVTSPYGNTVHHSENVTHGQFAFTTTEAGNYLACFWLVEHNSVKGDVSINIDWKTGIAAKDWDSVARKEKIEGVELELRKLEGAVEAIHENLIYLKSREAEMRSVSETTNARVAWFSIMSLGVCISVSVAQIMYLKRFFQKKKLI; encoded by the exons ATGGGGAGAAGAGCTAACGTCCACAGGGGATTAGTGCTCTCGGCGCTGTTATCGCTGTTATGCTTATCGGAGAAGGTCGGAGCCGTATGGTTGAGCTTACCGGCGTCTGGTACCAAGTGCGTATCGGAGGAAATCCACAACAACGTCGTCGTTTTAGCCGATTATGTCGTAATTTCCGATGATCATTCCCATCCCACTCCAACTATTTCCACcaag GTAACATCACCTTATGGGAATACCGTTCATCACTCAGAGAATGTAACACATGGTCAGTTTGCATTTACAACTACCGAAGCTGGCAACTATCTTGCATGTTTTTGGCTAGTTGAACATAATTCAGTAAAAGGGGATGTAAGCATCAATATCGATTGGAAGACTGGAATTGCAGCAAAGGACTGGGACTCTGTTGccaggaaagagaaaattgag GGTGTTGAGCTTGAGCTACGAAAGCTTGAAGGAGCAGTGGAGGCCATTCACGAAAATTTAATATATCTCAAGTCCAG agAAGCAGAGATGCGATCGGTTAGTGAAACAACAAATGCCAGGGTGGCCTGGTTCAGTATCATGTCCTTGGGCGTCTGCATTTCAGTTTCAGTGGCACAGATAATGTATTTGAAGAGATTTTTCCAGAAgaaaaaactaatttag
- the LOC113731852 gene encoding uncharacterized protein produces MEALIYQFTILSDEALQDKNFDPSTIEDLMRLFELESYKAWAAMELEQEKEVQEAESCVEEAEEYLDSVMESAMEEFRRFEEEMNRACQAEYDSLVNVAESARKMGRSLEKAATNASKKYIEAAMNSATASMKSAMKALSSKYKKVHPS; encoded by the coding sequence ATGGAAGCTCTGATTTATCAGTTCACAATTCTCTCCGATGAGGCTCTTCAAGACAAGAACTTTGATCCATCTACAATAGAAGATCTCATGAGGCTCTTCGAACTGGAGTCCTACAAGGCCTGGGCGGCCATGGAGCTTGAACAGGAAAAAGAAGTGCAAGAAGCTGAGAGTTGCGTGGAAGAAGCTGAGGAATATCTTGACTCTGTCATGGAGAGTGCCATGGAGGAATTTCGTCGGTTCGAGGAGGAAATGAACAGGGCTTGCCAGGCTGAATATGATAGCTTAGTTAATGTGGCTGAAAGTGCAAGGAAGATGGGAAGGTCTTTGGAAAAAGCAGCTACAAATGCTTCCAAGAAGTATATTGAAGCTGCAATGAACTCAGCTACTGCATCAATGAAATCAGCGATGAAAGCCCTTTCTTCTAAATATAAAAAGGTTCATCCATCTTAG